ATTCTTTAAATTCTATATTGCTTATAGAATCTAACGCCCTTGCTATCATTCCAATTTCTCTAAGAATTTCTATCATATTCAGCTCCTTTTAATTTTGTTGCAAATGCAATAAAATCTATTATTAACTTTACTCTAAAATTGTTGCGTTTGCAACAAAAAATAATAATCTCTTATAGTTTGCCTCAACTGCCATAACATTTATTAACCAGTAAACCAATCATACAAATATAGAAAAAAATAGTTTAAACTAAATAGAATAGCAGTATTCTTTTACAATTGAGGTGTAATCATGCCAAAAACGAATATCTTATTAAAAGAAATTTTTCTTTTTCTATTTGGTGTTTTAATTATTTGTGGAGTAGCTGGTTTTATAGACTTTTTAAGAGAGCTGCCAATTAATTGGGGAGATAGACTTTTTAAATGTATATTAGCCGTAATTCTAATTCGATTATTTATGTTGATGGGCAGCGCGGGAGATAAGAAAAAGAACTAAAAATAAACAAAAAAAGATGCAGTGCAGGACAAACATCTTTTTTAAGCTGCAATTTATAAATTATCATAGTGACAATAGATGTGTGAACTACCTACCACTTAGCTAACCTTACGGTCTGCTTGAAGTGGGGGCTTCTCGACTTATCGTTACTTTTACTAGCTAACGAAAACGGACCGAGCTAACCCTCTTGTTCCAAGAGTTTTGTTTTTATACGAATCCCAATATGCGTAACCCTTCCTTTTTGATGTTGATCGCTGAATTGTGGTCACGATCTGCCGCATAACCGCAAGAACATTGATAGGTACGTTCAGATAATGACATGATTTTTTCTGCACCACAACGAGAACATCTTTTAGTAGAAGGAAACCATTTGTCAATTTTTATTAGTTGCTTCCCCAGTTCTTTTAGTTTGTATTCTAAAAACGTAGTGAACATACCCCAGCCATTATCGTGAACACTTTTACCAAAGTTGAGGGCCTTAGACATCCCCTTCATATCTAAGTCCTCCATAATGACAGCATCATAGTCTGAAGCTAATTCTTTTGACTTATGATGCAGGAAGTTTTTACGTTGATTTGCCGTTTTTTCTTGCAATCTAGCTACTTTCAATCGTTGCTTTTCCCAACGTGCAGAACCTTTCTTTTTGCGGGATAGGATACGCTGTTCTTTTGCTAGGTTGTCTAATGATTGACGATAGAAACGAGGGTAATTGGCTTTCTCACCCTGTTCGCTTTCAACATAGAGACCATCCATGGCAAAATCTAATCCAATAACATGTTGAACGTTTACAGGCTTAATCTCTTTCTCATATTCTGTCAAAATAGAAATATAATATTTTCCTGACTTTGTTTTGGTAATCGTACAGGATTTTATTTTATAATCCGTAGGAATTTCTCTATGCTGTTTGATTTTTATTGTCTTTTTTATTTTGGGCAATTTGATATGACTATCTTCCAATTTGATATTTTCATTTACCATATTTGTTGTATAAGATTGTTTATTTTTTTGGCATTTGAATTTTGGGTATTTTGCACGGCCTTCAAAGAAGTTTCATAAGCTTCTTGCAAGTTAATCTGTGCATTTGCCAAGGCCAATGAATCCACTTCTTTTAGGAATGGAAATGCCTCTTTATATTTAGCAGGAGTCGGAAACTTTTGTTTTTTGAGTTTTTTATTGTCATCTTTGTATTTCTCATACGTTTCTTTACGGTCTGCTAACATTTTGTTGTAGACAAAACGAACACACCCGAAAGTTTTAGCAAGAAATATTTCCTGGTCTTTATTCGGTAATAATCGAAATTTGAAAGCTTTATTTTGCTTGGTCATATCCATTCACCTACCCCTAATATAGAATATATGTTCTTATTATATCATAGTAAGGGAACCTTGGCTATCGCCAACCGAAATTCATCTCCCGCCTACTCGTTGGGCTAACGCCCTTCATACTCCTTGAGGATGGGAGACTTCTTTCGGAAATCTATTAAATCTTCTATCGTGTTATTCAAAATAATTATATTTTTCATTGTGTCAATTCCATATACAGCGATCCCATGACCATTCCCATCATCTGCATTGGTTTCAATCCGCTGCACATTGTTATTTTCTAATGTAATATGGTTGCTAGATCCTGTTACATAAATCCCCATCACTGTTTCATCTGCTAAATTAGTAGATAAATCCTGGATAATTATTCCACTGATGGTCACATAGTTTTTATTATTTATCGTAACTAAGGATGTATCCCCTTCAACATCCTTTAAATCTCTTCCACTAAGAATAACCTTCTCCTTGTTATAGGCTTTAAAAGTAATTGGATTTGATTTGGTGCCACTATGTTTGACGACAAGCTTTTCCTTATATTTTCCCTCTCGTATGAGGACGGTAGTTCCCGCAATTGCTTCTGACGCTGCTTTTTTTAGTGTGCGAAATGGTTTTGATTTTGTCCCCGGATTTTGATCATCTCCATTTATAGCTACGTAAATAGCTTGGTCCTGCTTATCAAACTTATTGTTTAAAACAAATATAATTATGATAGCAGCTGCAGCCAAAAGAATAAAATAGATTTTCTTCATTAAAACATTCCCTTTCTCAAATGGACATAGCTTTAGTATCTACTGGATATTATGTCCTTTCCTATTTCTTCAAAAGGTTAAGGTCATCTAATTAAAATAAAAAATGTTTATGTATTTCAACCTTTCCGTTCTATTTCTGTTCTTCTAAATCAATTCCAAATTCCTTGTAATGTTACCTACCAGCAAAATAATCGTAGCAAGTTCTAGCGAAACGGATACGACTTTACCCAAATAATAACATATTACCTACCTCTTTCATTTTAATTTTGATGGTCTCGTTTTTTCAAATCTCTCACTCTTTATTTAAATTACATTTACTCGGTTATTCTTCAATTCTAATCAAATTCTAATTTTCTTATCACTATTATCTTATTTCTAATAGTTACTATTATATTAAGACAAATAAAGGAGGATGAAATTTGAAAAAAAATCTTTTGATTGGGACAGTAGCAGCAATGGTTACTTTGGGTGGTGCCGCAGTTGTGGGAGCATCGGATGACAATAACATCGTGGAGAATCAAACAATTACTGCAGAGCAAGCTATCCAGACAGCATTCAAAAAAGTGGAAGGATTCGTGCAAGAAGTGGAACTTTCCTTCGAAGAGGATGAAAATTATTATGAAGTTCAAATCGAAAGCAGTGTAAACGAGTATGAATTTAACATTGATGCAGCAACGGGAAAAATTGCTGGGCAGAAGACTGAAAATATTGTAGAAGAAAAGCAGGAAGAAACTGGTCAGAAACACTCTGTTGATGAAAGTAACTATTCGAATGAATCAGCTGCTGTTACTTCACTTGAAGAGTACGATACCATTATCAATCAGGTAGACGCAGAAGATTTGACTTTTCATCTGGTTACTGACAATTCAGGAAACCGTATAATGTTCCTTGTTGACGGTGACGGGAATAAGCACTTTAAAACTATTTTCCTAAAACACGACAACCTTCTGAAAATCATTGATATGAACGGTGATGGACAGGTATACAACGGCAATCTTTAATGAAAAGCACCATTTTTCCCCATCCTAAAAGTGATACCTTTCACTTTTAGGATGGACTTTTCCACCAGCCGTTGCTTTTTTGTCCCGGGAAAATGGTTTAAGTAATAAATTTCTGTAGAGCAGGCTGACATTCTTATCTTTCTAATTTTTTTACAAACAATGTGAACCAGTAGGATAGAAAAACTACGGCAAGATCAACAAGGAATATATGGAAATTATTGGTTCCCTCATGAAGCTCCAATAAACCCAACCATTCTTCCAGCGTGGCAAAACCAAATGCAAATACGGCACTTAACAGAACAGCATATACGTAAAAGTTCTTCTTATGCTTTGTTGTATACTGATATAAAAGTAAAAACCCTACAGGAAGAATGGACACTGTTATATTTAAAGAATATGGCAGTGCGGGTGCGAGAAAGAATGTATGAAACATGAAATTATATTTTTCAAGAATTATACTGGCGTAAGTCCATAAAATATGTACCATAAAGCCAAAGAAAAACACCTCAAAAATTCTGCCTCGATCCACTGTAAAGTAAAGCAGAACTAATGGAAGAATAAAAACCAGCAGTGTTACCCAGAACTGCCATGTACCAAAATTGGAATAATCATTCCAGTAGTTCGATATAAGCTCATTAAATTCTTCTGTCTTCACATAAATTTCATCTCGATATTCTTTAAAATCCACAAAACCCCTCCTAACTTTCAGGCTTATTTTATGGATTTATGATTAATTTATGTAATTTTATTTAGGAAGCAGGCTAAGACCACAGAACAATAAAATCCTCCGCTGTAAAATACAAATTGGCAGGAGTGAACCCGAAATAATACCGGTTCAGACCTGCCAATTGTCTGCTTATTTATAAATTCCAGCTTCCTGAACATAACAAAGTCCCTTGAAACAGAAAAATTCTGCTATTCTCCCGTGTTATCAGAACTCTTCTCCTCAAAGTTATCGAGCAATGCCCGTACATCATCAGTGGATTCTGTGCTCATCAATTGATTTCTCAACTCACCTGCTCCTCGAATCCCGCGGACATATATTTTAAAGAAACGACGGAGAGGTTTAAATGCACGTGGTTCCACTGCTGAATATTTATCAAAGAGATCCAGATGCAGCCTTAAGAGATCAAGCAACTCCTTACTGCTGTGATCTTTAGGCTCCTTTTCAAAGGCAAACGGATTTTTAAAAATTCCGCGCCCAATCATAACCCCATCAACACCATATTTCTCAACAAGCTCCAAGCCAGTTTGACGATCAGGAACATCCCCATTAATTGTCAAAAGTGTATCTGGCGCTATCTCGTCACGAAGTTTCTTAATCTCCGGAATCAGTTCCCAATGAGCATCCACTTTGCTCATTTCCTTTTTTGTGCGCAGATGGATGGAAAGATTAACAATGTCTTGTTTCAGGACGTGTGTCAACCAGTCGCGCCATTCGTCTACATTCGTGTAACCTAGTCTTGTCTTCACACTTACAGGCAATCCACCTGCTTTTGCGGCTTGTATTAGCTCTGCTGCAACTTCCGGACGGCGGATAAGGCCACAACCTTTCCCCTTCCCTGCCACATTTGGTACTGGACAGCCCATATTGAGATCGATCCCTTTAAACCCTTCTTCCGCCATACCAATACTCATTTGTCTAAAGTATTCAGGCTTATCGCCCCATATATGGGCTACAATCGGTTGTTCATCCTCTGTAAACGTCAAACGTCCACGAACACTTTGTTTCCCATCTGGGTGACAATAGCTCTCCGAGTTTGTAAACTCTGTAAAGAACACATCTGGCCTACCTGCCTCACTCACAACATGACGAAAAACAACATCTGTCACATCTTCCATTGGTGCCAATATAAAAAACGGACGTGGTAAATCACGCCAAAAATTATCTATCATTTCAAATTCAAATCCTCTCATTCGGGGAAACCAGGACAAACCCTTACCACAAAATTAAAAAGCAGAAAATGGCTCCTGCTCCTTTATATTTATACCATGTATAGGTACTTTTTATCAAACTCATTGGGAATGTTTACTTTAGTTTGACACGCTTTGTACTTTGCTATGTAACCTTCATTTTAACACTTTTCCAGACTGAAAATCATCGTTTTTTTTCGACTTTACCACCTGGATTGTCAAAGTATAATGGAAATAACTTCTTAAAATAATCATTCGAAATACGTTCTTTTATTCTCCTCAAAATGATTCAGGCAACATTCTATACAGAGTGCATTTAGTCAATCAAAATAAGCTATAATTAGTTATAATCAATAGAAAAAACGGGTGATGATTATGAATGAAGGGAAAAGGATTTTAATAATTGAAGATGATCAGGAAATTAGCAAATTGCTTAGCGTTATTTTATCAAAATCAGGGATGGATTCGATTGTGGCTTATTCTGGTACAGAAGGTCTCCTGCAACTGCAAAATAATAAGTTTGATTTAATTTTATTAGACTTAATGCTGCCAGGCAAAAGTGGAGAGGATTTAATAAAAGCAATCAGAGAAGAGAATTCCATCCCAATAATTGTGATTTCAGCCAAGGTTGATATAGAAAATAAAGTGCATGTATTGAAAATGGGAGCAGACGATTATATAACCAAACCATTTAATCAAGAAGAGGTTCTTGCTAGAATTGAAGTTCAATTTCGAAAATCAAGCGTTCATCCATCACGAACAGCGGAGAATGTATGGCGCGGACTTAAGATCAAACCTGAAAAACTATCTGCATCTTTAGAAAACAACGAGCTGCAATTAACGAATGCAGAATTTGATATTCTCTCCTTATTTGTCAGTCATCCGGAGCAAGCTTTTTCTAAAAGGGAGATTTATGAAAGAATCTGGAAAGGTACTTACTTAGGTGATGACAATACGATTAGTGTCCATGTATCAAACCTTCGCAAAAAAATTGCCGGAATCACTTCTGATGAGTATATAAAGACAATATGGGGAGTAGGCTTCATGCTGGTGTAAATTCTTTATGATTTCTTTATGTTTTGTTTAAGGGAAATTAAAGGCATCTACACTACACTGAATATATCATGAAATTTAGTGAAGGAGTCAACAAAATGGATACCATTATTCAAACATATCAATTAAAGAAGACCTTTAAAGAAGAAGAAATCATCAAACCCCTTGATTTCTTATTAAGAAAAGGAGAAATTTGTGCATTGATTGGTAAGAATGGTGCTGGAAAGTCAACCTTTTTTAAAATGCTTGCTGGACAATTAATGCCAACTGGAGGAGACATTCACTTATTTGGGAAATCAGGAAAAGAAATGATTCACTCCAAAAAAAGAATGGGTTTTATGATAGAAACACCTGAATTTTTCCTTGATTTTACTGCAACTCAAAATCTAGAGTATTTCCGAATTCAACGAGGTGTTATTGAAAAGAAACGCATTTATGAGGTTTTACAAATTGTTGGTTTAGCAAATCAAAAGAAGAAACGGTTTAAAGATTACTCGATGGGAATGAAGCAACGTTTAGGAATCGCGCTTTGCTTGCTAAGCAGTCCGGATTGTTTAGTGCTCGATGAACCAATTAATGGATTAGATGCTGAAGGGATTATAGAGATTCGTAACCTATTATTGAGGCTAAATCACGAAAAACAAATAACGATTTTAGTTTCCAGCCATATTTTAACGGAACTGCAATTACTAGCAACACGTTTTGTATTTATCAAAAATGGTGTAATTGTCGATGATTTAAGTAAAGAGACTTTAAACGAAAAAAGCAAGAAACAAATTCAGCTTAAAGTCAATGATGCAGCAATTGCATCACGATTGTTAGAACAAACATATGCTGATATTCAATATAAAATCCTTCCTAATCATATAATAACCATCCAAAATCATGTAGAGGAAAGCGGAGAAATCAATCGTCTCTTAGTCGACAATGGGGTACTGGTGATAGAATTCCGTATGGAGTCTCTTAATTTGGAAGAGTACTTCTTAGGATTAGTGGGGGAGAATGAAAAATGATTAATTATATGAAAAGCGAAAATTACCGTTTATTGCATAAAAAAGGTCTTCATATTACGAGTGTTATCTGTTTATTGTTAATTGCTGCAGCTTCGGTTGTCTTGTACTATTCCGGGCAACAAGATCCGAATTTCCCCTACGCCACTAGTTTGTTTTTTTATTCGAACGTAATTGGCAGTGGGATACTAATTATAATCGTTGCCTTTCTCTTTAATTTGTCTCTTACTGGCAAGGATACGTCCCTAATCAAACAATCTGTATCCTTTGGTGTATCTCGAAACACAATCTTTTGGTCAAAGTTAATTCTAACATTGAGTTACTTTCTGGCAATATGTGCCGTTGGTCTTCTCTTAATGATTGGATTGGGAGAGAATCTTTTGGCTAGTGAGGAACAATCAGTCAAGTATTTCTTGACAGCTAGTATAAACATGTTCCCGATTGTAATCTGTGGATTTTTTATAATTCATGTGCTGAAAATGTTGAAGTTCGGTGAAGTCTATATCATTATCACGTTGTTATTCATATTTATATTTTCTGGTGATCTATTACGGATGCTACTTCGCCCGATTTCAGGATTGAATGAGCTTTACAAATATGCACCAAGTACACTATTAAATGAAAACCTAATGAGCTTCTTGAACAAAGCAGTTCAATTTGATTACCATTACTGGATTACTGGCACCATTATTTCGGTGGTTTCTTTACTAATAGGAGCGAAAAAGTTCTCTAAACAAAATATCGATTGACGGAGATGGGATGAATGGAAGTGAGCAGCTGGTTGATAATCATTACTTTGCTTTTACTACTAATTTTTAATATTGGGATGCTTTTGCTTTTTCATTGGGACATCAAAAAGATGACAAACCAATTAGAAGAAATCATTGAAAATTTTGGTACAAATGAATTGGTTCGCACCAATACACATAGTAAAAGCTTAATCGGATTTGCTGCCAAAATCAATCAGCTCATTCATTTATTCAAGCAAGATCAACAGTACACTCATAAGAAAGAAAAAGAACTAAAACAAGAAATAACAAATATCTCTCATGATTTGAGGACCCCTTTAACATCGATTAAAGGATTTTCAGAATTGTTAACTGATCCATCTTTATCTGAAGCAGAAAAGAAAGAGTTTCTAGCTATTATTCAAAAAAAAATTGACAATCTCACAATGATGGTCGACCTTTTCTATGAACTCTCCCAAATTGACTCCGCCGACAAGCAATTGGTCATGGAACAGCAGTTTTTAGATCAACTTGTCGTAGAATCTATGCTAATGTTTTACGACGATTTTGAGAAAAGCCAGTTAAGCATACATGTGGATGAAGTTGACTTACCAACCGTTATTGCAGACAAGAAGGCAACAAACCGAATTGTTACAAACATTATTCAAAATGCGTTACGATATGCCAAAAGCTATTTAACAATTAACCTGATTGAAGATGAAACATATGTCTGGTTAAGAGCAATAAATGATGTTAATGAGTTTGATCGCACTGAGATCAATCGAATTTTTGATCGAACATTTAGTTTGGATAATAGCCGAACTGGTGGGCAGCTTG
This region of Oceanobacillus sp. FSL K6-2867 genomic DNA includes:
- a CDS encoding DUF1565 domain-containing protein; the encoded protein is MKKIYFILLAAAAIIIIFVLNNKFDKQDQAIYVAINGDDQNPGTKSKPFRTLKKAASEAIAGTTVLIREGKYKEKLVVKHSGTKSNPITFKAYNKEKVILSGRDLKDVEGDTSLVTINNKNYVTISGIIIQDLSTNLADETVMGIYVTGSSNHITLENNNVQRIETNADDGNGHGIAVYGIDTMKNIIILNNTIEDLIDFRKKSPILKEYEGR
- a CDS encoding PepSY domain-containing protein, translated to MKKNLLIGTVAAMVTLGGAAVVGASDDNNIVENQTITAEQAIQTAFKKVEGFVQEVELSFEEDENYYEVQIESSVNEYEFNIDAATGKIAGQKTENIVEEKQEETGQKHSVDESNYSNESAAVTSLEEYDTIINQVDAEDLTFHLVTDNSGNRIMFLVDGDGNKHFKTIFLKHDNLLKIIDMNGDGQVYNGNL
- a CDS encoding tRNA-dihydrouridine synthase; the protein is MIDNFWRDLPRPFFILAPMEDVTDVVFRHVVSEAGRPDVFFTEFTNSESYCHPDGKQSVRGRLTFTEDEQPIVAHIWGDKPEYFRQMSIGMAEEGFKGIDLNMGCPVPNVAGKGKGCGLIRRPEVAAELIQAAKAGGLPVSVKTRLGYTNVDEWRDWLTHVLKQDIVNLSIHLRTKKEMSKVDAHWELIPEIKKLRDEIAPDTLLTINGDVPDRQTGLELVEKYGVDGVMIGRGIFKNPFAFEKEPKDHSSKELLDLLRLHLDLFDKYSAVEPRAFKPLRRFFKIYVRGIRGAGELRNQLMSTESTDDVRALLDNFEEKSSDNTGE
- a CDS encoding response regulator transcription factor, encoding MNEGKRILIIEDDQEISKLLSVILSKSGMDSIVAYSGTEGLLQLQNNKFDLILLDLMLPGKSGEDLIKAIREENSIPIIVISAKVDIENKVHVLKMGADDYITKPFNQEEVLARIEVQFRKSSVHPSRTAENVWRGLKIKPEKLSASLENNELQLTNAEFDILSLFVSHPEQAFSKREIYERIWKGTYLGDDNTISVHVSNLRKKIAGITSDEYIKTIWGVGFMLV
- a CDS encoding ABC transporter ATP-binding protein translates to MDTIIQTYQLKKTFKEEEIIKPLDFLLRKGEICALIGKNGAGKSTFFKMLAGQLMPTGGDIHLFGKSGKEMIHSKKRMGFMIETPEFFLDFTATQNLEYFRIQRGVIEKKRIYEVLQIVGLANQKKKRFKDYSMGMKQRLGIALCLLSSPDCLVLDEPINGLDAEGIIEIRNLLLRLNHEKQITILVSSHILTELQLLATRFVFIKNGVIVDDLSKETLNEKSKKQIQLKVNDAAIASRLLEQTYADIQYKILPNHIITIQNHVEESGEINRLLVDNGVLVIEFRMESLNLEEYFLGLVGENEK
- a CDS encoding ABC transporter permease, whose protein sequence is MINYMKSENYRLLHKKGLHITSVICLLLIAAASVVLYYSGQQDPNFPYATSLFFYSNVIGSGILIIIVAFLFNLSLTGKDTSLIKQSVSFGVSRNTIFWSKLILTLSYFLAICAVGLLLMIGLGENLLASEEQSVKYFLTASINMFPIVICGFFIIHVLKMLKFGEVYIIITLLFIFIFSGDLLRMLLRPISGLNELYKYAPSTLLNENLMSFLNKAVQFDYHYWITGTIISVVSLLIGAKKFSKQNID
- a CDS encoding HAMP domain-containing sensor histidine kinase; the protein is MEVSSWLIIITLLLLLIFNIGMLLLFHWDIKKMTNQLEEIIENFGTNELVRTNTHSKSLIGFAAKINQLIHLFKQDQQYTHKKEKELKQEITNISHDLRTPLTSIKGFSELLTDPSLSEAEKKEFLAIIQKKIDNLTMMVDLFYELSQIDSADKQLVMEQQFLDQLVVESMLMFYDDFEKSQLSIHVDEVDLPTVIADKKATNRIVTNIIQNALRYAKSYLTINLIEDETYVWLRAINDVNEFDRTEINRIFDRTFSLDNSRTGGQLGLGLHIVKQLINKQGGKVVADVHKNEFRIDVGFKKWD